The Solibacillus sp. FSL R7-0682 genome includes a window with the following:
- a CDS encoding DinB family protein: MELFHYNWQVRDEWFVWCKEIEEAEWTKERIGGMKSFKETLLHIIDAELTWVNYARDTKVIYNNRESLKMLEDIRGYSEFVKIHTKELLDQLPNDPAQHQVKITTRNGKVVSFSLTKILQHIVTHEIHHIGQLSVWARELGKQPVNCDLIIRTL, translated from the coding sequence ATGGAATTATTTCACTATAATTGGCAAGTTCGTGATGAATGGTTTGTGTGGTGTAAAGAAATCGAAGAGGCTGAATGGACAAAGGAAAGAATTGGTGGCATGAAAAGCTTCAAGGAAACACTACTACATATAATTGATGCGGAGCTTACTTGGGTAAATTACGCACGAGATACAAAAGTTATATATAATAACAGGGAAAGCTTGAAGATGCTTGAAGACATTCGAGGGTATTCGGAATTTGTGAAAATACATACGAAAGAGCTTCTGGACCAATTACCAAATGACCCTGCACAACATCAGGTGAAGATTACAACACGAAACGGTAAGGTTGTTAGCTTTTCATTGACAAAAATTCTTCAACACATCGTAACCCATGAAATTCACCATATTGGTCAGCTCTCGGTTTGGGCAAGAGAATTAGGAAAGCAACCCGTCAACTGTGATTTAATTATTCGGACGTTATAG
- a CDS encoding hydrolase, with amino-acid sequence MGSRIMHSIIAKKVADRLNIEDKSSFLIGGIAADACSNKDASHFYKGSLQSYSRTIDYEGFLEKYKQHKRHPYIQGYFAHLIADDLWLTGFFVPWLKNRMEQNAALHPLYHNDFRLLNSKLLYHYGLKEELEKYLNMPTSMMDLEEVHTSDVTSFISYVLGDMKDDPANIEKDLHVFSMDQIIGYIETSIEKSVYLLEQIHVKTT; translated from the coding sequence ATGGGATCAAGAATCATGCATAGTATTATTGCAAAAAAGGTAGCAGATCGATTAAATATTGAGGATAAAAGTTCATTTCTTATTGGTGGCATTGCTGCTGATGCTTGCTCCAATAAGGATGCATCTCACTTTTACAAAGGAAGCCTACAATCCTATTCTAGAACCATTGACTATGAAGGGTTTCTAGAAAAATATAAACAGCATAAACGCCATCCATATATACAAGGCTATTTCGCCCATTTAATTGCAGATGATTTATGGCTAACTGGTTTTTTTGTGCCTTGGTTAAAAAATCGAATGGAACAAAATGCAGCACTCCATCCCCTTTACCATAATGATTTTCGATTATTAAATAGTAAATTGTTATACCATTACGGATTAAAAGAGGAATTAGAAAAATACTTGAACATGCCCACTTCAATGATGGACTTAGAAGAGGTACATACTAGTGATGTAACTTCCTTTATCTCTTATGTGCTTGGGGACATGAAGGATGATCCAGCAAATATTGAAAAGGATTTACATGTCTTTTCAATGGATCAAATCATTGGATACATTGAAACATCTATCGAAAAAAGCGTGTATTTGCTAGAGCAAATCCATGTTAAAACAACATAA
- a CDS encoding VOC family protein, with product MSAKLLRVGTTYIPVTNVKLSSEWYVHHLEAELNYMDEDKAILNLANQSIFLVQAAENQSANFTDRYGVERFSLTFEVNGIEALETLHSNFIAKGMQVGEIENRGHAGKNFVFFDIDGNSFDVWSELSPIFKEKF from the coding sequence ATGAGCGCAAAACTATTACGAGTTGGTACAACGTACATTCCAGTAACAAATGTGAAGCTTTCGTCTGAGTGGTATGTTCATCATTTAGAAGCTGAGTTAAATTATATGGATGAAGACAAGGCGATTTTGAATCTTGCGAATCAAAGCATATTCCTCGTTCAAGCAGCGGAAAATCAAAGTGCAAATTTCACAGATCGTTATGGTGTAGAACGTTTTTCGTTAACATTTGAGGTGAACGGAATTGAAGCATTAGAAACGTTGCATAGCAATTTTATTGCAAAAGGGATGCAAGTAGGTGAGATTGAAAACCGCGGGCATGCAGGAAAGAATTTTGTCTTCTTTGATATAGATGGCAATAGCTTTGATGTATGGAGTGAGCTAAGTCCAATTTTTAAAGAAAAGTTTTGA
- a CDS encoding aminoglycoside phosphotransferase family protein, translating to MNIETEKLIYVLNEMFKKNIISTDYQSIPLQGGTVGNVYLVSGIAETADGEKLPYRIVLKIQHKWERYGDPDSWRREYDLYSSNLGATFSQALRWPICYHAEFNVEENEYHLWLEYIDGVTGLDLTSDMYEKAALELGRYQGMLYAEQPTVLQKLTNLSHPDFMKNSYLRYRSWPLVYDYIRSEDCKLPLHVRQMLINIDEQADKIFARIEKLPLVLCHRDCWITNLIYADEKFALIDWDTSGWGYLGEDLASLIADEADIDNMVEHYERCIPAYYKGFSEYADISGLTDHCVYEIILLRFGYRLVEAYLHTEAEDEKIKYVHTLQKIYEMKTVTLIV from the coding sequence ATGAATATTGAAACTGAAAAGCTAATTTATGTTTTAAACGAAATGTTCAAGAAGAATATCATCTCTACAGACTACCAGAGTATACCGTTACAGGGCGGAACTGTGGGAAATGTGTATCTAGTTTCGGGAATTGCCGAAACCGCGGATGGTGAAAAATTACCTTACCGTATCGTACTGAAAATCCAACACAAATGGGAGCGTTATGGCGATCCAGATTCATGGCGCCGGGAATATGATCTCTATTCCTCTAACTTGGGGGCGACTTTCTCGCAAGCCCTTCGTTGGCCGATATGTTATCACGCCGAGTTCAATGTCGAAGAGAATGAATACCATCTGTGGCTAGAATATATTGATGGCGTGACAGGTTTAGATTTGACCAGTGACATGTATGAAAAGGCAGCGTTGGAGTTAGGGCGCTATCAAGGTATGCTTTATGCGGAACAACCCACTGTGCTGCAGAAACTGACGAACCTTAGCCATCCGGATTTTATGAAAAATTCGTATTTACGTTATCGGTCGTGGCCACTTGTCTACGATTATATACGATCGGAAGACTGTAAATTGCCCTTGCACGTGCGGCAAATGCTCATTAACATCGATGAACAAGCAGACAAAATATTCGCCCGTATTGAAAAATTGCCCCTCGTGCTATGTCACCGGGACTGCTGGATAACTAATCTTATTTATGCTGACGAGAAATTCGCACTTATCGATTGGGATACTAGTGGATGGGGCTACCTGGGCGAGGATCTAGCAAGCCTGATTGCGGATGAAGCGGATATTGATAACATGGTCGAACATTACGAGCGATGTATCCCTGCGTATTACAAAGGCTTTTCGGAGTATGCAGATATATCTGGGCTCACCGATCATTGTGTCTACGAGATAATCCTACTTAGATTCGGCTACAGGCTTGTCGAAGCGTATCTCCACACTGAGGCTGAAGACGAGAAGATAAAATATGTCCATACTCTCCAAAAAATTTATGAAATGAAAACCGTCACTCTTATTGTTTAA
- a CDS encoding HIT family protein produces the protein MRKITLSNGKTAEVECLSCALTSGLIEPEGGVILESSYFHAHQDVAYPIKGLIILASKRHIKCLDELTEEELLDYTHLLSKIRKAQREILGIDYVYYFYNEDTTHHFHTWLVPRYEWMYEFGRSVESVRPVLLHARNNMNNSLNRQEVLSALNLLKMRLNH, from the coding sequence ATGAGAAAGATTACGTTATCAAATGGTAAGACGGCTGAAGTTGAATGTTTAAGCTGTGCATTGACAAGTGGGTTGATTGAGCCAGAAGGTGGCGTGATACTAGAATCCTCGTATTTTCATGCCCACCAAGATGTTGCTTATCCGATTAAAGGATTAATCATATTAGCTTCAAAACGTCATATAAAATGTTTGGATGAATTAACGGAGGAAGAGCTCTTGGATTATACTCATTTATTATCCAAAATCCGAAAAGCACAACGAGAGATTTTAGGTATTGATTATGTTTATTACTTTTACAACGAAGATACTACTCACCATTTCCATACTTGGCTAGTTCCCCGATATGAATGGATGTATGAATTCGGCCGATCTGTTGAATCAGTTAGACCCGTACTTCTTCATGCTAGAAATAATATGAATAATTCTTTAAATAGACAAGAGGTATTGTCTGCATTAAACCTTTTAAAAATGAGACTAAATCATTGA
- a CDS encoding copper amine oxidase N-terminal domain-containing protein, whose translation MKVKKNLTLFTFILFLAFSYTAHAENLYDIYEDVTEHDLKNSIILSPESSTAFINGQKVSAVQPIVKDGRTLVPLRFISEGFGAKVDFNSKSQYITIKYANQTISLKIGEKSISINGKLSKMDGAASIYNNATYIPLRYIGEAFNKKIIYLKNEKIQPYSLIIIRDIDATAIENLNLMRVFKFLYKGKSIVYSDRFIIVINENGHSLISNDFYTFEPFNYKEMFEDKNRVQLGDIWFKTDMSHFYLNYAYNTTKEFILYRVDEEITRVAIEKAPIKAVKTYLNNVYYLTRYERGILNAHETSNLKYATFNNGQWFSDYLGKPGYYYGFDTLGNAYNWEINSNGIFTFGYQRAGDLTSDERKKTFGQYRIELQSKNHQLVTP comes from the coding sequence ATGAAAGTGAAAAAAAACCTAACATTATTCACTTTTATATTGTTCCTAGCTTTTAGTTACACGGCACACGCGGAAAATCTTTATGACATATATGAGGATGTAACTGAACATGACTTAAAAAATAGTATAATTCTTTCTCCTGAAAGCTCCACGGCATTTATTAATGGGCAAAAGGTGTCAGCCGTTCAGCCGATTGTCAAAGATGGAAGAACATTAGTACCCCTTCGTTTTATTTCGGAAGGATTTGGGGCAAAGGTAGATTTTAATTCAAAAAGTCAGTATATTACCATTAAATACGCTAATCAAACCATTTCGTTAAAAATAGGAGAGAAGAGTATTTCGATAAATGGTAAATTAAGCAAAATGGATGGGGCAGCAAGTATTTACAACAATGCAACGTACATTCCTTTAAGGTATATTGGCGAGGCATTTAATAAAAAGATAATCTATTTAAAAAATGAAAAGATTCAACCGTATAGTTTAATCATAATTAGAGATATTGATGCCACAGCAATCGAAAACCTAAATCTTATGCGTGTTTTTAAATTTCTATACAAAGGAAAATCCATTGTCTATAGTGACCGTTTTATAATTGTCATTAATGAAAATGGCCACTCATTAATTAGTAATGATTTCTACACCTTTGAACCTTTTAATTATAAAGAAATGTTTGAGGATAAAAATAGAGTTCAATTAGGGGATATATGGTTTAAGACCGATATGAGCCATTTTTATTTGAATTATGCCTATAACACAACGAAGGAATTTATTTTATACCGTGTGGATGAAGAGATTACAAGGGTAGCGATTGAAAAAGCACCAATCAAAGCGGTAAAAACATATTTAAATAATGTCTATTACTTAACGAGGTATGAGCGTGGAATACTTAATGCTCATGAAACAAGCAATTTAAAATATGCAACATTTAATAATGGACAGTGGTTCTCCGATTATTTAGGGAAGCCTGGATATTATTATGGCTTTGACACATTAGGTAACGCCTATAATTGGGAAATTAATTCAAACGGTATTTTTACATTTGGCTATCAACGCGCGGGAGATTTAACATCGGATGAAAGAAAAAAAACGTTTGGACAATATAGAATCGAGCTGCAGAGCAAGAACCATCAGCTTGTAACGCCATAA
- a CDS encoding phosphorylase family protein, with protein sequence MNYGDILIVREAEMQDGTAHWYLPNEKTVTSSESLVSAAVDYCEKKGYSYVVGRVLSTSAMLLETSEMVNDWASNGHIGVDMETGTTLAVPKNSIKRLSVY encoded by the coding sequence ATAAACTATGGAGATATATTAATTGTACGCGAGGCTGAGATGCAGGATGGTACGGCACATTGGTATTTACCAAATGAAAAAACCGTAACATCTAGTGAATCACTTGTCTCTGCGGCAGTAGATTATTGTGAGAAAAAAGGCTATTCCTATGTCGTTGGGCGTGTGCTTTCTACAAGTGCTATGCTCCTTGAGACAAGTGAAATGGTGAATGATTGGGCAAGTAATGGACATATCGGTGTAGATATGGAAACTGGCACTACGTTAGCCGTGCCAAAAAATTCAATAAAAAGGCTATCGGTTTATTAA
- a CDS encoding NUDIX hydrolase: MSYIMNLRKKIGTEPLIMVGACVLIFNEHNELLMQLRNDNNCWGLAGGAMDLGESLEEVAQREMLEETGLKAIHLEYFKTFSGKDFYYRYPHGDEVYNVVTAFICKKYDGLLKYNFTESKSIKFFNLAHLPLNISPPDKLVIEEYFRTIVVDYL; this comes from the coding sequence TTGAGTTATATCATGAATTTACGAAAGAAGATTGGCACCGAGCCTCTTATTATGGTTGGCGCATGTGTATTAATCTTCAATGAACACAATGAATTACTCATGCAATTAAGAAATGACAATAACTGCTGGGGCTTAGCTGGAGGAGCTATGGATCTTGGAGAAAGCTTAGAGGAAGTCGCACAAAGAGAAATGCTTGAAGAAACCGGCTTAAAAGCAATACACCTGGAATACTTCAAAACCTTTTCTGGAAAAGACTTTTACTATCGATATCCTCATGGTGATGAAGTTTATAATGTAGTAACCGCATTTATATGTAAAAAATATGATGGGTTATTAAAGTATAACTTTACTGAATCGAAGAGCATAAAGTTTTTTAATTTAGCCCATTTACCATTAAACATAAGTCCCCCAGATAAGCTCGTTATAGAGGAGTATTTTCGGACTATTGTGGTGGATTATCTTTAA
- a CDS encoding NUDIX hydrolase has translation MNASNINNQKLLAFLRMKEHETKLYQPIAGSFAVVKCSGKYLLCYNTWRKQWEIPAGQRDGNETAKECAIRELYEETGQVVNDMNFVGLMKVKNNLNGCVKYNPIYFTEIVQLQSFLENDETSAIKLWDLTKNIRDIDEVDRHLLERLNRIEEVKNGALGSL, from the coding sequence TTGAATGCTAGTAACATCAATAATCAGAAATTGTTAGCTTTTCTTCGCATGAAGGAGCATGAAACTAAACTATATCAACCGATTGCTGGTTCCTTTGCCGTCGTAAAATGTTCGGGTAAATATCTTTTGTGCTACAACACATGGAGAAAACAATGGGAAATACCGGCGGGTCAGAGAGATGGAAATGAAACAGCGAAGGAATGTGCGATTCGAGAGCTTTATGAGGAAACAGGACAAGTTGTCAATGATATGAATTTTGTTGGATTGATGAAAGTGAAAAATAATCTGAATGGCTGTGTTAAATATAATCCAATTTATTTTACAGAAATCGTTCAGCTACAGTCCTTTCTAGAAAATGACGAAACATCCGCGATTAAGCTTTGGGATTTAACTAAAAACATCCGAGATATCGATGAAGTAGATCGTCACTTATTGGAAAGGCTAAACAGGATAGAGGAGGTCAAAAATGGAGCTTTGGGATCTTTATGA
- a CDS encoding NUDIX hydrolase — protein MELWDLYDINRNKIGKTIQRDELLSPGEYHLVVHVCLFNSQGEMLIQQRQPFKKGWSNLWDISCGGSATMGDTSQSAISRELQEELGITYDFNEIRPNFTINFTNGFDDYYLIDLDMDLNDLTLQYEEVQKVKWASKEEILNMIKTGEFIPFYDSLIHLIFDSRNQYGSVRLKMDVAK, from the coding sequence ATGGAGCTTTGGGATCTTTATGATATCAATCGAAATAAAATAGGGAAAACAATACAACGAGACGAACTATTGAGCCCAGGGGAATATCATCTAGTTGTCCATGTTTGCCTATTTAATTCACAAGGGGAAATGCTCATACAGCAAAGACAACCCTTCAAAAAAGGCTGGTCTAATTTATGGGATATTAGTTGCGGAGGAAGTGCAACAATGGGCGATACGAGCCAATCCGCCATTTCAAGAGAATTACAAGAAGAGCTAGGAATTACATATGACTTTAATGAGATTAGACCAAACTTTACCATCAATTTTACAAATGGCTTTGATGATTATTATTTGATTGACTTGGATATGGATTTAAATGATTTGACCCTCCAATATGAGGAAGTACAAAAGGTGAAATGGGCAAGTAAGGAGGAAATTTTAAACATGATTAAGACGGGCGAATTTATCCCGTTTTATGATAGCCTCATTCATTTAATTTTTGACTCCCGCAATCAATATGGCAGTGTTCGATTAAAAATGGATGTAGCTAAGTGA
- a CDS encoding alpha/beta fold hydrolase, with protein MWQQKMIATSRGVFEYFVSGHGEPLAITHFYTSFDDRGNWFANPFTAQYTVYLINVRGAGNSPVIESDEQLSLQEVILDLEAIREALNMEKWAFAGHSTGGMLALQYAVEAQSSLTKVICGCSAASKQYASHPDSIYCAENKNFNRIMGIMESLNNPETPQKERSELSFEWALMSFTSEEKLKYALTIPNGGKTIGRALDYFRKVAVKSFDLRDQLKFITVPVFVFGGRHDAQCPIEYSIEIAKHIPSARLTIFEQSNHNPFIEQQQEFQQFVQNTAITNELKD; from the coding sequence ATGTGGCAACAAAAAATGATTGCAACATCGAGGGGCGTATTTGAGTATTTTGTAAGTGGACATGGGGAACCGCTTGCGATTACCCATTTTTACACGAGTTTCGACGATCGTGGAAATTGGTTTGCCAACCCGTTTACAGCACAATATACAGTCTATTTAATTAATGTTCGTGGGGCTGGAAATTCTCCGGTCATTGAATCGGATGAGCAGCTTTCTCTTCAGGAAGTCATCCTCGATTTAGAGGCGATTCGAGAAGCGTTAAACATGGAAAAATGGGCATTTGCTGGACATTCAACGGGTGGAATGCTGGCTCTACAATATGCGGTGGAGGCGCAAAGCTCACTAACAAAGGTTATTTGTGGCTGTAGTGCAGCAAGTAAGCAATATGCGAGCCATCCAGACAGTATTTACTGTGCGGAAAATAAGAACTTTAACCGAATTATGGGAATTATGGAAAGTTTAAATAACCCTGAAACACCTCAAAAAGAACGGAGCGAACTTTCATTCGAATGGGCACTCATGTCCTTTACAAGTGAGGAGAAGCTAAAATATGCACTGACTATACCAAATGGTGGAAAAACGATTGGGCGTGCGCTCGATTATTTTAGAAAAGTTGCGGTGAAAAGCTTTGATTTACGTGATCAACTAAAGTTTATTACTGTACCAGTGTTTGTATTTGGAGGACGACATGACGCACAATGTCCGATCGAATATAGTATAGAGATTGCAAAGCATATTCCATCGGCTAGGTTAACAATCTTTGAACAATCGAACCACAATCCGTTCATTGAACAACAACAAGAATTTCAGCAATTCGTACAAAACACAGCTATAACAAATGAATTAAAAGATTAG
- a CDS encoding chromate transporter, whose amino-acid sequence MIYIHIFLAFFIPNMIGYGGGPATIPLIEHEVVNKYHWMTTAEFSDTFAIGNALPGPIATKIAAYVGFEQGGLLGAAIALFATVAPSLSLMMILLGILYRNRHSPRVKRLSTFVLPAVVILMADLTFDFFKTSVNLIEWLPTILIAIASFIAMEKFKVHPALVIFFGLCIGGIFLSGV is encoded by the coding sequence ATGATCTATATACATATATTTTTAGCTTTCTTTATACCGAATATGATTGGCTACGGTGGTGGACCGGCAACCATTCCGTTAATTGAACACGAGGTCGTTAATAAGTATCATTGGATGACTACCGCTGAATTTAGTGACACATTTGCAATTGGTAATGCACTACCTGGACCAATTGCTACAAAAATTGCTGCTTATGTTGGCTTTGAGCAAGGCGGTTTACTTGGTGCTGCAATCGCTCTTTTTGCAACCGTTGCACCATCGCTGTCATTAATGATGATTTTACTCGGCATTCTGTATCGCAATCGTCATTCTCCACGAGTAAAACGTTTGTCCACATTTGTTTTACCTGCTGTTGTTATTTTAATGGCAGATTTAACGTTCGATTTCTTCAAGACATCCGTCAATTTAATCGAGTGGCTACCAACGATTTTAATTGCCATAGCAAGCTTTATTGCAATGGAAAAATTTAAAGTACACCCCGCGCTCGTTATTTTCTTCGGGTTATGTATCGGTGGAATATTTTTAAGTGGGGTTTAA
- a CDS encoding chromate transporter produces the protein MNKQTEIFFAFFRPSIVGFGGGPATIPLVHKEVVETYGFMTDEEFTDILAIGNTLPGPIITKMAGYIGYRVGGMLGLINAVLATILPSAIMLVLLLTLLNEYKDLPFIIGMTNGVVPIVGVMMAVLTWNYFSKSQKSLGWKLSGLILGISFITIILLNIHPGIVVIALLLFALLLPVKRSHET, from the coding sequence TTGAACAAACAAACTGAAATATTTTTTGCATTTTTTCGCCCTAGCATTGTCGGTTTTGGTGGCGGACCAGCTACGATCCCACTTGTCCATAAGGAAGTTGTCGAAACATATGGCTTTATGACAGACGAGGAATTTACAGATATACTGGCAATTGGCAACACATTACCCGGTCCGATCATTACAAAAATGGCTGGTTACATTGGCTATCGTGTAGGTGGGATGCTTGGCTTAATCAATGCCGTTTTAGCAACAATTTTACCAAGTGCAATTATGCTAGTTTTGTTATTAACCTTATTAAATGAATATAAGGATTTGCCGTTTATTATCGGCATGACAAATGGTGTTGTACCTATTGTAGGTGTGATGATGGCCGTATTAACGTGGAATTATTTTAGTAAATCACAAAAATCGTTAGGTTGGAAATTAAGTGGACTTATTTTAGGAATATCATTTATTACGATTATCTTATTAAATATACATCCTGGAATTGTAGTCATTGCGTTGCTACTTTTCGCATTGCTTTTACCGGTTAAAAGGAGTCATGAAACATGA
- a CDS encoding ABC transporter ATP-binding protein — MIQIENLQHAFTIGRKGQENEVPVLQGISLQVEAGEIVSIVGKSGSGKSTLLQLLAGFMKAKKGSILVNGKQMVGMTEVESAAFRLKNFGFIFQNFQLMPSLTTFENVELPLKLQGMNQKARSKRVRDILERVGLTAVADHYPKELSGGQQQRVSIARALITNAPILLADEPTGSLDTETEQDILLLIQQLNRELNLTFVIITHDEEVASIANRTYRMQNGKLEMEANSNVI, encoded by the coding sequence ATGATACAAATTGAAAATTTACAACATGCATTTACGATAGGAAGAAAGGGACAGGAAAATGAAGTACCAGTATTACAAGGTATAAGCTTACAAGTTGAAGCGGGTGAAATTGTATCGATTGTTGGTAAAAGTGGTTCAGGTAAATCAACATTACTGCAATTGTTAGCCGGTTTTATGAAGGCGAAGAAAGGATCAATCCTAGTTAATGGCAAACAAATGGTAGGGATGACTGAAGTCGAAAGCGCGGCATTTCGCCTTAAAAACTTCGGGTTCATTTTTCAAAATTTCCAACTCATGCCGAGTTTAACGACATTTGAAAATGTGGAGCTACCACTTAAACTTCAAGGAATGAATCAAAAAGCACGATCTAAGCGCGTACGCGATATATTAGAGCGTGTTGGCTTAACAGCAGTAGCAGATCATTATCCTAAAGAACTTTCTGGTGGTCAACAGCAGCGTGTAAGTATTGCACGAGCTCTTATTACAAATGCCCCCATTTTACTGGCAGATGAACCAACAGGAAGTTTAGATACAGAAACCGAACAAGATATTTTGCTGCTTATTCAACAGTTAAATCGTGAACTTAATTTAACCTTTGTGATTATTACACACGATGAAGAAGTTGCTTCCATTGCGAACAGAACTTATCGAATGCAAAACGGCAAGCTAGAAATGGAGGCAAATAGCAATGTTATTTAA
- a CDS encoding ABC transporter permease, which produces MLFKDQYDFVKQHIKKNKLRVSMTILAATMGCAFLIILASIGYGLHKTVLNDILTNENVTSIELMNGQQLTDEDITKIEQLEHVQNVRTITRVSAEANSQLDDRDIQTELMMTNFKKYAAVNDELAEGSFPKADNEIVVGYHFAQHLLNDADREIIAQKSAEAEANNEWYDGAEEGYKQSLIGKKITMKVKSFTENSEYSESKTYTIVGVLPKPAYEWAIDTKIMLPEGNQQWLDTALTVGPGEEKFVDEMVIFATELEHVEGLLKTLRDDGYRLYSITEQLDEINVVYSIMKIGLVFVGAVAVLIASIGIFNTMTMAVTERTREIGVMKAIGASPKLIQRLFLMESLMIGVIGTVLALIISYAFSFTVNALMPFVVSEIFGQKDANLEGIILSYIPVQLVLIASTLSIGVAVLSGVRPARKATKIEVMQALRQEL; this is translated from the coding sequence ATGTTATTTAAGGACCAATATGATTTCGTCAAGCAGCATATAAAGAAAAATAAGTTACGCGTTTCGATGACGATTCTTGCAGCGACGATGGGCTGTGCATTTTTAATTATTTTAGCATCGATTGGATATGGGTTACATAAAACGGTGTTGAATGATATTTTAACGAATGAAAATGTAACAAGTATAGAGCTTATGAATGGACAACAATTAACGGATGAAGATATTACTAAAATAGAGCAACTAGAGCATGTACAAAATGTGCGTACGATAACACGCGTATCGGCTGAGGCAAATTCCCAATTAGATGATCGGGACATTCAAACAGAGCTTATGATGACAAACTTTAAAAAATATGCGGCTGTTAATGATGAATTAGCAGAAGGCTCTTTCCCAAAGGCAGATAACGAAATCGTTGTCGGTTACCACTTTGCACAGCATTTATTAAATGATGCAGACCGCGAAATTATTGCGCAAAAAAGTGCAGAAGCAGAAGCAAACAATGAATGGTATGACGGTGCTGAAGAGGGCTACAAACAATCATTAATTGGTAAAAAAATTACAATGAAAGTAAAATCATTTACTGAAAATAGTGAATATAGTGAGTCAAAAACTTATACAATTGTGGGCGTATTACCAAAGCCAGCGTATGAATGGGCAATTGATACAAAAATCATGTTGCCAGAAGGAAATCAACAGTGGTTAGATACTGCGTTAACAGTTGGTCCAGGGGAAGAGAAATTTGTAGATGAAATGGTCATCTTTGCAACAGAACTTGAGCATGTAGAAGGGTTATTAAAAACACTACGTGATGATGGCTACCGTTTGTACTCGATTACTGAGCAATTAGACGAGATTAACGTCGTTTATTCAATTATGAAGATCGGATTAGTATTTGTTGGGGCAGTAGCGGTATTAATCGCATCTATCGGGATCTTTAATACGATGACGATGGCGGTTACAGAACGTACGCGAGAAATTGGTGTGATGAAGGCAATCGGAGCTAGTCCAAAATTAATACAGCGATTATTTTTAATGGAAAGCTTAATGATCGGCGTTATTGGTACGGTACTTGCATTAATCATTTCATATGCGTTCAGCTTTACAGTGAATGCACTAATGCCATTTGTTGTTTCAGAAATTTTTGGTCAGAAGGATGCCAATTTAGAAGGAATTATCCTTTCGTACATTCCTGTACAATTAGTGCTTATTGCTTCAACACTTAGCATTGGGGTAGCGGTATTATCAGGTGTACGTCCTGCACGAAAAGCAACGAAAATAGAAGTTATGCAAGCTTTACGACAAGAATTATAA
- a CDS encoding RNA polymerase sigma factor has translation MIEYQEGNVEALSILYERLYEPLYCFLFRYTREEQISVDTVHDVFEVLQKKKHVYNVKKGTIKTFSFQIAYRLLLNKLNRKKRWQSVLPFLLPTYKKQLPHEDTLIIQQAIENLPDKQKAVILLAYYEDLTQEEIAVVLSIPPGTVKSRLHNAIKALKQALKEDFKHER, from the coding sequence ATGATTGAATATCAGGAGGGAAATGTTGAGGCGTTATCGATTTTATATGAGCGCCTCTATGAGCCTCTATACTGCTTTTTATTTCGTTATACACGAGAAGAGCAAATTAGCGTAGATACGGTGCATGATGTATTTGAAGTTCTACAGAAAAAGAAGCATGTATATAACGTAAAAAAAGGGACAATCAAAACATTTTCATTTCAAATTGCCTATCGTTTATTATTGAATAAACTTAACCGCAAGAAAAGATGGCAAAGTGTGCTCCCTTTTTTATTGCCAACTTATAAAAAACAGTTACCGCATGAAGATACTTTGATCATTCAACAGGCGATTGAAAATCTTCCTGACAAACAAAAGGCTGTTATTTTACTCGCCTATTATGAAGATTTAACCCAGGAGGAAATTGCTGTTGTTTTATCAATTCCCCCTGGCACAGTTAAATCACGTTTACATAATGCGATAAAAGCGTTAAAACAGGCATTAAAGGAGGATTTTAAACATGAAAGATGA